atgaaaagtttttttttgtcaacaaacaaaacattatatttaatttttaatattatttcaaatttatttaatcattAAGTTATATCAACACAATACAAgtgtattttaaattatttcaataatatactatttatattcaattattattaaagatatttaaataaataaacgcTACCAAAGTGGTTTATTCATAGTATTatgttttttcttttaacagAACAAATATaccataaaaaatatttttcaataattgattttaaaaatattactcattgacaattgtaaatttttgcttactaataataattgagacacattatttaataaacacATACTAcaatttacataaattttatgtcAATTGagataaagttttataaaaaaaaaatttttaatttatatattattattattattcttttttattagaaatcgAGATATATTCTTCGTTTATAAGAAGTTGAGAAAATGAGGAATTTTGTTGAGATGAATATACAGAAATGTAATTTGATGGCATTTCTATTGGTATAGAATTATCATTagcattattattaaatgaatttaaagCTAATGTACTGAAATTCATACATTGCTtacattcttttttaatttttaataatgattttaaatcTCTTGGaaatgtattataataatctttATCATTTCTTGTTGACAATGCTAAAGCATACTCAAGGACTTCAATCCTTTTATCTTTTTCAGCAAATATTTCTGCTATATCTTGGTcagtttcattttttattttatttattattaattttatttttatatcttctatcatttttattatttcactAAATGATGGTctttctttataattatcattcaaacaacttaatattaaatttttgaaaattattgttgttggaatttttgaataatttttatctattgaATTTGAAGAGAATGATTGTGATAGAATGGATATTGAttcataataattaataacatcattatttatttcttttattatatcaactAAACCATCATTTTCATGATATGGTTTTTTACCACTAATAACTTCCCATAATACAACACCAAAACTATATACATCactttttattgtatataatGCTTTACTAAAAATTTCTGGAGCAAGATAAGCTACAGTTCCTTGAaccatattttttacttGCTTTTCTGATTTTGATAAACCAAAATCAGCAATTTTTATTGTgacatattttattgatgTACCATGACACATTTGACATATCCCTTGAATATCTacatcattatttatatttgaatttattttatcatactTTATATTGTTATACTTTTCTATACTAtgtaaacaaattttttctttaattaaaatattatcacaTTTTAAATCACCATGAAGAAAAACACCATTTTCTTCATCATTAGAATTACCATTAATAATTGGAATATTAGATGATAATAAACTAACATtatcaaaaactttttttatacttttatcataaacttctctatttttataattttgatgtAAGTAATTAACACCATTAGCTATTTGTTTAACAAAACCtaataagataaatatatctttaaattttatattatgtaCCAAATTTGCTAAACTACCACCACGACAACACTCTAAAACTAAACCCAATTTTTTTTGGATTCGTATATCTTCAACTGACCCATAAATTccataaagttttataatatttctatgattcatttgatataatatttcacCTTCATTTCGTAATTCATTCATTATTTCAATAGGATTACGTAGTCGATTGATAACCTCTTTAAAAGCAACTGtttttgtttcatttttatttggtATATAAAGATAAGCTTTATGTACTTTACAAAAAGCTCCACTACCAAAAATTGttgatgatatttttaaattattttcttctatATGTGGTATATGATTTATTTCTAAATCATCTTCATAAAAATCTTTCTCATTATAATCTATATATTCAAAACCTTCAAAATCagaaataattgataaattattaattaatgatgGTTGATATGATGTAATACATTGAGTAACACGTTTAggtttaataatttttttaacaagtGAGCATACTTTAGGTTTtataaatgaagaaaattttctatcaattattttattattaactgATTGTTGAAatgcttaaaaaaaatatataattcaaatatttactatagaataaaaatttacctgTTGTAGAGATATCATCATCTAATAATTCACATGAAGAAATAGAACTTGTTTCTGATTCTAAAGAATTAATAGTTTTTGTTTGTTTCACCATAAATTTTtcctataaaatatatatttttgtaaaaaaaaaaattttccttTCATTATACcacatatttatattataagaaatgttatataaaaagttagtataaaaatgacgtttttaataatattatttaataatttatgtttttatatgatgatacaacaaaaattttttacttataataaaaaatttaataattttaagatatataaatcaatttaaaaaaaaataatataaagaaaaaagtaaacaaataaatttcatcatattttatggtacaaataaaattgtatagtGAATGTCTTTCCAATACTTGATAAGCAACGTCACATCTACGCATATTAATTGgagaaattgttaaaattcgattagcatatatatatttataatttaaaaaaaaaaagtatttaactATCAACACCTGAATACAAagtaaagtttttaaaatattttatggtaaaaaaatatttaacaagaACATAATCACTGATATAATGTAAAGAACCTACAAGTGATACTTTATCATTATCTCATTTTGATTCAAACAAggtacatataaaaattataaaattttttataacaaccttttaatatatataatagttaaaagtaagttatttgaaaatttttcctTGATTGAATTTTTTACCTCCAAAATCTCCTTCCCATAAAAGGTATtcattaatcatttttttggTTTCTTCATTATCGACATCAAGTTTTTTCCAACTATAACTTTCATAGTCAATTGTCCAGTCTGGGCATAATGGGAAGGCAAGTTCATGACCTCTCCATATCCATATACCAGAAATTGTTGAATTGTTATCTTCACCAAAAAGACAAACAGAAGCAAAAGCGTGTTTGCGCATTTTGTCAAGACGTTGGAACATACCAGAAATAAGATTACATGACATAAAAGCAAGTGTTAAATCTTCTGGGTATTTGTATTCTCCATACCAGATAGAATAATTATCCTTGTCAAAATTCTCCCAGAGCCATGGAATAGCCTTTGTTGCTGTATCTTCATTTGAATAAACACGTTTGAAGTTATCCATAACAAATTTACCAGCAGGCATTGAAGCAAATGGATCAACGAATTTTGGTTGTTCAGGCTCTGGTTCTGGTTGTGGTACAGCTTCTTTCTTTGCACTCTTTTTCTCAACTTTCTTTTCATCTTCTTTCTTTTCAGTTTTCTTTTCTTCCTTCTTATCGCATTTCTTAGCTGAAGCTTGTGAAGCAGAAAGGGCTTTGGCTGAAAGTTTATTGAAAGTTTCTTGATCAAAGGTTGCTTCCTTAGTTGCAAATTTAACCTCACCAATAACTgattttactttttcttGATTAACAACTGTATTAAACCATCTAGTaacattttgatatttaGTTTGAGCATGT
This Strongyloides ratti genome assembly S_ratti_ED321, chromosome : 2 DNA region includes the following protein-coding sequences:
- a CDS encoding Slipper; translated protein: MVKQTKTINSLESETSSISSCELLDDDISTTAFQQSVNNKIIDRKFSSFIKPKVCSLVKKIIKPKRVTQCITSYQPSLINNLSIISDFEGFEYIDYNEKDFYEDDLEINHIPHIEENNLKISSTIFGSGAFCKVHKAYLYIPNKNETKTVAFKEVINRLRNPIEIMNELRNEGEILYQMNHRNIIKLYGIYGSVEDIRIQKKLGLVLECCRGGSLANLVHNIKFKDIFILLGFVKQIANGVNYLHQNYKNREVYDKSIKKVFDNVSLLSSNIPIINGNSNDEENGVFLHGDLKCDNILIKEKICLHSIEKYNNIKYDKINSNINNDVDIQGICQMCHGTSIKYVTIKIADFGLSKSEKQVKNMVQGTVAYLAPEIFSKALYTIKSDVYSFGVVLWEVISGKKPYHENDGLVDIIKEINNDVINYYESISILSQSFSSNSIDKNYSKIPTTIIFKNLILSCLNDNYKERPSFSEIIKMIEDIKIKLIINKIKNETDQDIAEIFAEKDKRIEVLEYALALSTRNDKDYYNTFPRDLKSLLKIKKECKQCMNFSTLALNSFNNNANDNSIPIEMPSNYISVYSSQQNSSFSQLLINEEYISISNKKE
- a CDS encoding Elongation factor 1-gamma, with the protein product MTKGKLFGQEKSFKTQKVLVAAKYGGVDVQLINSQPPVAKFPLGVSPAYEDGDVKLFGSDAISLHLAGKSFPEAKCSEVCQWLQYGEGKLVQTVLNYVLPSISAAKVDHDVLVAAKAEFLGQMSSLNEILVVKTFLVGERLSYADISIALNLLPAYEHVLDKHAQTKYQNVTRWFNTVVNQEKVKSVIGEVKFATKEATFDQETFNKLSAKALSASQASAKKCDKKEEKKTEKKEDEKKVEKKSAKKEAVPQPEPEPEQPKFVDPFASMPAGKFVMDNFKRVYSNEDTATKAIPWLWENFDKDNYSIWYGEYKYPEDLTLAFMSCNLISGMFQRLDKMRKHAFASVCLFGEDNNSTISGIWIWRGHELAFPLCPDWTIDYESYSWKKLDVDNEETKKMINEYLLWEGDFGGKKFNQGKIFK